One segment of Danio aesculapii chromosome 3, fDanAes4.1, whole genome shotgun sequence DNA contains the following:
- the LOC130220643 gene encoding NAD(P)(+)--arginine ADP-ribosyltransferase 2-like isoform X2 encodes MMIEALLLIVAALQEHTAAAVQNIYHLDMAVNSVDDQYDGCMIKMANLVKTKYLEKELKNSNAFNKAWQEGEENSTAPQDNLTRNHSIAIYVYTNLDSSVYSSFNMASRNGKQNYTDQTFTWYSLHFLLTDAIQILSESQRKCKTTFRGTNVLFYRNVTGKVIRFGSFTSSSLDRKVAQGFGNKSCFKIKTCNGANVVKYSKYPDQKEVLIPPYEKFKVTAIKTKEVDKNLWCETVYALKSAGTRSDLNCTLAFKKTMSLKTIRFCRCINRKIKAIAQAVNRGHYKRVQFGPKLSVKPNKMLEDQLSKPNRRDEEMYQECINVFHFLIENQMNPSDREVYIWQQIAQKQDCRRFLNTLGFDPLILELLNPCCTA; translated from the coding sequence GAACACACAGCAGCTGCTGTACAAAACATATATCACCTGGATATGGCAGTGAATTCAGTTGATGATCAGTATGATGGATGTATGATCAAAATGGCGAATCTGGTGAAGACCAAATATCTTGAGAAGGAACTCAAGAACTCAAACGCATTTAACAAGGCTTGGCAGGAAGGTGAGGAGAACTCGACAGCACCACAAGACAACCTGACAAGGAATCATTCGATTGCCATTTACGTCTACACTAACCTCGATTCTAGTGTATATAGCAGTTTCAATATGGCGTCACGCAATGGTAAACAAAACTACACAGACCAGACGTTCACATGGTACTCGCTTCACTTTTTGCTAACAGACGCGATACAGATATTGAGCGAATCACAAAGAAAATGCAAGACTACTTTCCGTGGTACTAACGTGTTGTTTTATCGAAATGTTACAGGGAAAGTGATTCGCTTCGGCTCTTTTACGTCATCGTCTCTTGATCGTAAAGTAGCGCAAGGTTTTGGAAATAAATCTTGCTTTAAAATCAAAACTTGCAACGGTGCTAATGTGGTCAAATATTCAAAGTATCCCGACCAGAAAGAAGTGTTGATTCCTCCATATGAGAAGTTTAAAGTCACTGCAATCAAGACGAAAGAAGTAGACAAAAATCTGTGGTGTGAAACTGTGTACGCTTTGAAAAGCGCCGGGACAAGAAGCGACCTGAACTGTACGCTGGCATTCAAAAAGACCATGTCACTTAAAACCATTCGATTTTGTAGATGCATTAATAGGAAGATAAAAGCTATTGCGCAAGCTGTCAACCGCGGTCATTATAAGAGAGTTCAGTTTGGCCCGAAATTGAGCGTAAAGCCAAATAAAATGCTGGAAGATCAACTGAGCAAACCCAATCGTAGAGATGAAGAAATGTACCAAGAGTGCATTAATGTGTTTCACTTCCTCATTGAAAACCAAATGAACCCCTCTGATAGAGAAGTTTACATCTGGCAGCAGATTGCTCAGAAACAGGACTGCCGTCGCTTTTTAAACACTTTGGGATTTGACCCACTAATCCTGGAGTTACTAAATCCCTGCTGTACTGCTTGA